CTCTTTCCTGGTGCGCGTTTACGCCTGGATGGGGCTGCTCAACAGCAACGGCATTCTTAACCGCTTTTTAATGTGGCTGGGCGTGATCGATCATCCGCTGGCGATCCTCTACACCAATACGGCGGTCTATATCGGTATCGTCTACTGCTATCTGCCGTTTATGGTATTGCCGATCTATACCGCGCTGACGCGTATCGACTATTCGCTGGTGGAAGCCTCGCTCGATCTCGGCGCGCGCCCGCTGAAAACCTTTTTCAGCGTGATCGTGCCGCTGACGAAAAACGGCATTATCGCCGGATCGATGCTGGTATTTATTCCGGCGGTAGGGGAGTACGTGATCCCTGAGCTGTTGGGCGGGCCGGACAGCATTATGATCGGCCGCATCCTGTGGCAGGAGTTTTTCAATAACCGTGACTGGCCGGTCGCCTCGGCGCTGGCGGTGATTATTCTGCTGATTCTGATTCTGCCGATTATCTGGTTCCACAAGCACCAAAACAAAACGCTGGAGGAGAAGGCATGAGTAATTTGCCCGCTGTTCGTTCGCCGTGGCGGCTGGTGATCCTGCTGCTGTGCTTCAGCTTCCTTTATGCTCCAATGCTGCTGCTGGTGGTCTATTCGTTCAACAGCTCGCAGCTGGTGACCGTCTGGGAGAGCTTCTCGCTGCACTGGTATCGTGTGCTGTTCCAGGATAGCGCGATGATCAGCGCGGTGACGCTAAGCCTGACCATCGCCGCGCTCAGCGCCACCATGGCGGTCGTGCTGGGGACGATTGCGGCAGTGGTGATCGTGCGTTTCGGCCGTTTCAAAGGGTCGACCGGCTTCGCCTTTATGCTGACCGCGCCGCTGGTAATGCCCGACGTGATCACCGGCCTGTCGCTGCTGCTGCTGTTTGTGGCGATGGGACACGCGCTGGGCTGGCCGAGCGATCGCGGTATGCTGACCATCTGGCTGGCGCACGTCACCTTCTGCACCGCCTATGTCTCGGTGGTGATCAACTCGCGCCTGCGCGAGCTGGATCGCTCGATTGAGGAAGCGGCGATGGACCTGGGTGCGACGCCGCTAAAGGTCTTTTTCGTGATTACCGTGCCGATGATCGCGCCGGCGCTGGTCACCGGCTGGCTGCTTGCGTTTACCCTGTCGCTTGACGACCTGGTGATCGCCAGCTTTGTCACCGGTCCGGGTGCTACCACGCTGCCGATGGCGATTTTCGCCACCGTGCGTCGCGGAGTGAATCCGGAGATCAATGCGCTCGCCTCGCTGATCCTGTTTGTGGTCGGGCTGGTCGGCTTTATCGCCTGGCGCTTTATGGCGCATGAGGAGAAGCAGCGGGTACGCGATATTCAGAAAGCGAAACGTAGCTAAAATCCGAAACATTTGCCACTATTGATTGCAGGGTTCTGCAGTGTCAGCC
This DNA window, taken from Mixta gaviniae, encodes the following:
- the potH gene encoding putrescine ABC transporter permease PotH, with product MKQPVAAAQPGTFGRTLTRLKMAHGRKLAIALPYFWLVLFFLLPFLIVLKISFAEIARAIPPYTELITWADDQLTLVFNLGNYLQLTDDPLYVDAYLQSLKVAAISTLICLMVGYPLAWAVAQSPASVRSILLLLVILPSWTSFLVRVYAWMGLLNSNGILNRFLMWLGVIDHPLAILYTNTAVYIGIVYCYLPFMVLPIYTALTRIDYSLVEASLDLGARPLKTFFSVIVPLTKNGIIAGSMLVFIPAVGEYVIPELLGGPDSIMIGRILWQEFFNNRDWPVASALAVIILLILILPIIWFHKHQNKTLEEKA
- the potI gene encoding putrescine ABC transporter permease PotI, which gives rise to MSNLPAVRSPWRLVILLLCFSFLYAPMLLLVVYSFNSSQLVTVWESFSLHWYRVLFQDSAMISAVTLSLTIAALSATMAVVLGTIAAVVIVRFGRFKGSTGFAFMLTAPLVMPDVITGLSLLLLFVAMGHALGWPSDRGMLTIWLAHVTFCTAYVSVVINSRLRELDRSIEEAAMDLGATPLKVFFVITVPMIAPALVTGWLLAFTLSLDDLVIASFVTGPGATTLPMAIFATVRRGVNPEINALASLILFVVGLVGFIAWRFMAHEEKQRVRDIQKAKRS